The window AACGTCCATGTGGATTAGTAAATTCAATGTGGGGCAGCGGAGACTCATAGGAAACTTCCAATTTGGGGCCTCGAAGCGGTCGACGATCCTCTGCAAGACATGGACCGTATGAGCGCCCTTCAGACGTTTGCAAATACACGAAAAGTGTGTCCGCGCCAGTCGAACAAGAAGCCAAAGAGCCATGGGCATTCCAGCACATAGTGGCACGTACAAGATCCTaaccttcttctcagccttcTGTTTTGTAGTTCTACAACTATCTCGAATTTGTTTCTAGACTACTGGGCCTGCTTGCTTTGGTCTCCGCACAGTACGCCATCTCGGAGTTTGACTTTAACCCGGGGTGCCGACATCGTTGCAACTTAGATCGGCGAAGAATAGCTATTGGACGATTGGAAGCATCGAAGCATAAAAAAACGACGCTACATACGCAGCCCGGCTGGCCTAGAAGGCGTGCACAACTCGCCTAGCGGTTTTTATCCAACTCTTTGCTCTCCGACGGCTTAGCGGACTTCGAAAATCGGCCTTTTGGGAAACCATCGCATCCGACACCAAGAGCGCAGATATTGTTGCGGCCTTGATGAATACACCGAACAGTGTGTGCTTCAGATCACGACACGGACCGAAACTGGGCATCAGACTGTTGGCAGCGCCACGCTGCCTATGAATGGCACATGGCGGGCTTTCGTCAGCACCGCCACGCCTACCAGAATATCTAAATAGTTTGCGCACTCACCTCACCCATCAGATCGATCACCACCTGGCGGCATGCTCGGCACCGGGACCCTACCCTCAGCCACTTTCTCTGGGAACCCTCGGCCCCAAGGGTCGTCGCAAGTGAGAAAAACCGTTGCCTTGTGTATCACAAGCTCCCGACGATGTCATCATGATGGGACAGGACTGGTGAGACATCAACCCCTTTCAAACTGTGCCCCAGGGGTCAGAAGTCTTCAGCCCAATCAGTTCATGGGGCACCTCAAGGTTCCGTTGTCGATGATTTCTGGATGGGGTTTCATCGCAATCCAGGAAGTCAGCACCGAAACTTATGCGTGGCCTTCCGCAACCTCCTGCTCACTTAACCGCCCTAAATGTGGATCAATAGGGGTCTTTTACCTGGATGGTGAGGTTTGCTCAACTGCTTTACCAGAAAATAGACTTGGAACGGTAGCTATCCCAGAAGACACAATCCCATTGTTTCGAAACGCGGTCTCCAAGGAACAGACACGGAGTTAACCGAGCGGGCTGGCATCATGCCAGATGGCGGCCCAGCCCCCCTTTCTATCCCCGAACACGGTGAAAGCCCGAAAGGCAGACATTCTCTGAGAAACTCCGTGAGAGTATCCCGAGGCAGTGTTGTTTGAGTTTCAGCCCCTCGTGTATCGCACCGTGTTCTGCAGGGCTTTCTCACCGTCAGGATGAGATAAGGAATACGGTATGCACATATGGGGGTTTAGgctttcttgtctttgttCCATATTGTGTAGAAGCCGAGCACAGACCAAGGGGGGTTTACCCATAGTTTATAGTGGAAGGCGCGAAATATGCTGTGAACGCGTCCACTGAACGCGCCTCGCCAAGGCACCCTTTCAAAGCGATGCTTCAGATTATCTCGAGACACTGGAAAAGAACTCAGCCAATCAAGTAACAGAGCGACTTCATAATTCATCATGTCGAGTAATACCTTTATCACAAGCTTCTTTAAGCCAAAAGTGGAGGATCCATCGagccctccccaacaaccccaaatcgaaaaaccatcatcaccaccaccaccaccaccaccacaatcaccatccccgcccccaccagcaccaccctcagccCTAcgctcaccctcttcctcaccgctaccgccttcttcaacactgCGCTCATTTTCTTCGTCACTGTCACCGGTCAGGAAACCTAGAGACAGGAATGAAGTGATCAAAGGCtcagatgatgaagaggatgattCGGACGACTCAGACGCTGATGCATTTCCTGACATTTTCACCTCTCTCCCTACTTCGGCCCCAGCTCCGGCCTCTACCCTGCTAGCAACTCCAAAAGCAAAGAGAATTGCTGTCGGGGTCTGCTCATCACCACTCACAATCAACACAAAGCACAGGTACGACATCAAAGCCTTGCTTGAACATGCAGAGGCGGATCGAAAATTGAATGAGAGCCAGCAgcggcttgctgctgccatggcTCAAGGCTCCCCAACAAGGAAGGACAGATCTTCGTTCAGCGCCAGGCCGATCACTGGCAATCGCGATGCCATGGAGGCTATTCTCCCGGATCTAGACAgcagtgaggatgaggctaagagagggaggagactTCTCGCTGTTAAAAGGACTGAAGCGCTGGAGGTGAGGCCGGAGTGGTATTTCTTTGAGGAAGAGACTCAGGTCGACGACGGCACCTCTATTACGGCGAGGGCAAACTTCCCAGAAGCTAGGGCTACGGGCTCATGGTCATTTTTAGCTCAGGAAAAAGGCAGACGGGAAATACTCGAAGATGGGCTGCCTTATTACATCCAAAGCAAACAGGGCGATCTACCAGATGATATCTTCCTCTGGGTTCTGGATGAAGTCCTTCACGAAAAGTCTAGAAAGCTCCGTGAAGAGTATTTAAGACTTCTTGGAGTCTGTCCAGCGCAGGCAGCGCGGGTCATGGATCCCGACCTTATCGTTCAGATGTTTCGAGACCTTGGAGCCTCCAAACACGCCCTCGCACCAGCTTctcaacaagatcaaggcaACTGGCTAAGAAAGAAACCCTATTCCGGACGAGACTGGACCCCCTTGCAAACCGTCCTGCGCATTCTATCAAAAACCGCCGAGGGCCTCTCagtcccctccctcacccaagCCATGGttatcctcctccgcctaGGAATAGACAACATCGTCCGCGACGACCCAGGCGTGGCACAAGACTTTCAGGACTGCCTTCCCCGCATAGTCCAAGCCGTCCCCCGGGAAGCCTGGAACAATTTTGTAAGgctccccccctttcctgtCCTCCCAGCCTACTCGCTAACCCCTCTCCCAGTGCGGCGACGTAACCGACTCCCTCTACTCCCACACCCATTCCCCAGCCCTCcgctccctcgccatctcctccctccccttcacccacCCACGCCTCAACGaactccgccgccgcctaGCCCTaaccttcctcttcaacgaACCCCAACGCGCCCGCTCCAGACCAGAAGAAACCTTCTCCATCCAGTccgtcctcgacctcctggAGCACTCGGAGCACTTCATCATCGACAGGCACAGCAAAGAGTTTTACAACCTCCGTGCCATGTCCGAGATGGTCGCCGTCGCAGTAGCCGACGGTTGCCCCCCACAGGATGGGACAAACGAGGCCGCTCACAGGCAGTTCAACGCCGAAGTAGACCTGCTGGCCCGCCATGTGAGGAACATGTACTCGCAGATTCCAGATGGCAGCGCGGCTCACTCGTCTAAATGGGAGGCCAAGGCGCAGCTCAAGGACTTTGAGGCGATGTTGCTGAGAGTGATCAGGACGAGGGCAAAGCCGGTGGGTCACATTTTCAGgtccgaggacgaggaggatcaGGACAAAAAGCCAGTCAACCAGAGTTCCCTGACGGAGTggatgctgaggaggaaaaaTAAGGCCAAGACTGAGCCGTCGACTCCTTAGGGGGAAGTCACTGCAGGTCATAGTTCAATTATGTAGGTGTTGATGCATAGTATTTGAATTGCTTTGCTCCTCCTTGTGGTTTCGTGGAAAAGaacgcccccccccccctgtaATATAAACATACAAACTCTTGATACCCGCGCACGCCATGCTACTTTGGCTTGCTCAACACTACCAACACGCACGTTGAATCATAGAAACAACAATACACTTtatccgccacctcctccttgtctaCTACTCAGTCATGAACCCTACCCCAAAGAAACATAAACAGGAATAGGAAGCTTAGTCAAAGAACTTGCGGTTGGGGTTCTCGCCAAACAGAGCCTTGCGCATGGCGGGAAGGGCGCTCTCCTTTAGCAGATCCAGCCTGGCCTCCAAAGTGTTGTCAATGTCGATCTTGCCGTTGCCACCAACAATGATCACACCACCGGCGCTGCGTAAATGATATCATGTCAGCAGATGTCCTGAAACCATAGAAGGTGGAATGCGTCTCACCtcccctcagcaacctcatTCTCCTCATCAATCGTCGCCTtgacctccctccccgtcttctccttatgctccccctccgccttctCAATCGCATTCTTGACCAGCTCATAatccgccttcctcgccctaATCTGCAGCTCCGGCTCGTTCATCGCATAGAACCCCTCCAGAATCAAATCCTTGAGGATGCCCTCGTACCTGCCCTTGTCCTCGGTCCCCTCGCTAAGCCTCTTCTCGGCCGCCTGGAAGATGTCGTCGAGCAACTCCTGACGGGCACCCAGGACGCGGAGACGGGTCTTGTTGGCGACTTTGGAGCGGGTGATTTGCTGCGACATGGTGGCCTGCTTGAACTTTTTGGCGTAGGCGGCATCGATGGCGTCGGTCTCCTGGAGGACGAGCTTGCCCTTTTCCATGGAGAATTCTTCGTTGGCTTTGATTTCGATTTCGCGGGCTTTTTCTTCGGCTTCTTGCTTGATGAAGGCGGTCATTTTGCGGAGTTCTTGTCCGACCTGGAGGGAGGGGCGTCagccatcttcccctcctttgggtggtgttgaaccCCATTGCAGCCAGCGGTGATGCTGCACCATAGGTGATATGTTTTGGGGACTTCTAGAACCAGAAGACATACCTGGTCGTCGGACAAGGCGTGAATACTTGACATGATGGGCGGTTTTGTAGTTGGAACTCGTAGGGAACTATGTGATACAGGTTCCGCAAGGACAAGCGGGAGGGGAGTCGTTTAGAGGATGCGATATGCTCTGGCCTGGCCGCGGTTGTAGATGATCTCGATAGGCTTGCGCGGGGAGGTTTATGATGATGTGAGCCTTCACAGGGAAATGTAGCTGTATGTCTCTGGGCAGTGGTATTGTCGATTAGAAAGTCAATGGGAGGTTGCGGTGCCGCGCAGCTGTGGCTCCTGCGATGTCATTGGAACCAACAGCTGCTGACAAGcaaccgccccccccccggtCAAGGAGCTCGCAATGGTGGGTCTGCTTGAGTAGCCCAGCCACGCGTTGCATCCCCCACCTCGGACTGATAAGATAAAGGACCGGGAAGTCAAGCCACAGCTTGGATGAAAGCCACAATGCCACCTGATGTTGGCATTGTGCTGGCACATGTGGCTGGTGCCCAAAGTATGCCAGGTCTGGTGATGCAGGCACGCACCGACAGCCCCAGCTGAGCTGTGTCTTGGCCTGTCCCTGTCCACTGTCGCCGAATGTCCCCACGGTGGAAGTGACGGGGAGAAAGGCCAGCGTTTCGTCTGCGAATCGTTGCTCACCCGCTCATCTCGTGTCCGAATTGTCTCCAGATCCACGATGCGCCGCTTTTGCGAACCACATCTCTGACCGTTCCCGGCAAACAACTTGCTGAACCCGACCGCGGTGGCCCAGTGGTCTCACAGCTCTCATACCGCAACCAGGAGCAGCGCCGGGCCTTTTTAGTGGCTTCTCTTCCCCAGGCCCAGAACACCGTGCCTCAAGATCGCAGTCCCCCGTAAGCCagcctcgacctcggccACTGTGGATTTGAACGACACGAGAAACACTCATACGCTGGGCTGTCTGCAAACCATCtgcaacaacaaacaccccATTGCTCCCTTCTGATCGAGTGCCCGGGAACTGGTAGCGTCATTGAGTGACGTTTCCTGGCAGCGGTCAGACGCAGCATCTTTACTCTTTCCCAACGCAAACGGTCGACGAAGCGCCGGCCCACGATTCAAAGTTTCCACGCCTACCACCTTTTCGATACATTCTTCGAGTAAACAGGCTTTGGGCACCTCGTctatttttctttctttttgtttccctTTTTGTCCAGTTCAGCTACGATTTACGACTAGTTCCATCCGAATCCTAACCACCGATTTTCCTTTTGCCTATTCCAACATTTCAGCACCACAACGATTGCCCATGCAAACACAATAGGACACCGTTTACTTGCCCTCGAGAACCGCCGGAGGACTGGTTGTCTACTGGCGCAATGGGGCTTATAGGCGGCTTGTCTCCTGGCGGGAGCATTGCTGTAAGTTGTCCTCCGACATGATGGGAAACACCTGGCAGCAGGAAAGTCGCTGACAGCTCCCTGGTGACAGCTCGGCATTATAGTCGGCCTTCTATCAACCAGTGTTCAGAGCTTGGGTCTCACACTCCAACGAAAATCGCATATTCTCGAAGACGAAAAGGGCCCTTACGATGTTAGACGCCCGCCCtacaggaggaggaggtggcagctggggatgggaatgtTTATCATTTCCAACGTGCTGGGGAGCTCTATCCAAATATCAATGCTTCCTCTGCCGGTATTGTCGACATTACAAGCTTCCGGACTGGTGTTCAACTCGATTTGCGCCACCCTGATACTCGGAGAACCGTTTACGAGGTGGTCGTTATGGGGGACGTTATTGGTCTGCAGCGGCGCCGTCTTGATTGCCATATTTGGGGCGATTCCCTCGCCGACACATACGCTTACGGAGCTGCTGGATCTGCTTGGGAGGCGGCCGTTTGTGATTTGGATGTCGTTCCAGGCGGTAATAGTGATTGCTATTGCGGTGGCAACAGAATTCGTCAGCCACTTTACGACATGGATGCAGGATACACGGTTTCGTCTGGCAAGGGGTTTTGCGTATGGATGCATAAGTGGCATACTATCTGCGCACTCGCTCCTGGTTGCCAAGTCAGCTGTGGAGCTCATCATCAGGACAATTGTCGATGGGGACAACCAGTTTGTACACTGGCAGTCGTGGATGTTGGTTCTGGGTCTCGTCACGTTGGCCCTCAGCCAACTCTACTACCTTCATCGGGGGCTTAAGCTGGTCTCGACGTCGGTGCTTTACCCCTTGATTTTCTGCGTTTATAACATTATCGCGATTCTGGACGGCCTGATTTATTTCCGTCAGACAGACCTGATAGGCCCGCTCCGCGCATGTCTCATCGCCCTTGGAACAGCTATTTTACTATCTGGCGTTCTCGCGCTGTCATGGCGCCTCAGCGACGAGCAACATACCCCTGGTGTCGGCCAGTCTTCACTCGCACCTGGTCTTGGCCTTGTGGAGGACAcggacggcgaggaagaggaggaagagctccTGCTTCACTCTGCacttggtgatgaggaagaagcccgGCCGCTACCGCCACCACATTACAGCAGCTACCAAACTTTTAAGCCAGCTCGTACTTCCTTGGAAACCCCTACTGAACAACCGCCGGTATCACCATTGGTCATGCCAAAACGACAAAGGCCAACGGCACGCTCGATGAGGACAGTCTCCAACCGCTGGACAGAACGAGCGGAGATCTGGGACGAGCTCGAAGACAGAGAGTCACCAGAGCCCATGCCCCCTGCTTTGAACAGACGGCGGTCGACTACGCTGCCAGCTAGGGAGACAATCGCTGCCCGTCAAGCGATAAGGAGGGGTGTGACCGACTTTCCCATTCTGGGCGATGCACCAGCAGATACGGAACCATTATTACCCTCGTCAGCCTCGCCAAGGAGGGACTTTAGGCGAAGAAGGAAGTCAACTGGCTTTCCGGGATTTACCGCACGAAGAAACTCATCGAGGAAGACCTCCGGCGGTGGATTACAGGACGCGGTGGGGAACCTGTGGAagatgaggtggtggaaaggcAGCGGCAGTAGGTCTGCTAGTACCACGCCGATTCTCCCGACGACGGAGGATTCGGCGACTTGGGGCGGTGGGGCAGGAGAATCGTATAGAGATACCCCTGTGGAAACATATAGAGATGAGGAGAGTGTTTCGAGAGATCCAAGAGCTGGGAGAAGTAGATCTGAGTCTGGGGCAAGGAGGCTTGTGGGTGATCAAGAtgaacctccaccaccgccagtgTAAAGGAAAGCATTCATGGCCGGCGTTGATTAGGGGTTTTGGGTTGAGTTAGTTTTGCTTAAATTCAGTTGTATATCCAAAAATGCATTATCTTGAGTTGCATCGTTCGATGCGGGATTAGTCGTTGTTGGCTATCTTGTTTGCTGACTTACGAAGTCCGTCTGCTGTATGTCAGTAACAGTTGCTGGCTTGGAATTCGCCAACTCAAAAGATATCATCAGGGTCAGACACCTCGAGAGGACCCCCGAAGAAGCTTGTAGTCGAAACCTACAAGGCAACGCGAGTGATCTCAGGTGTTGGCTAGAACCTACACCGAGTCCCTCGCAGACTCCTCCTGGTTGTGGTCAGCTGTCAACCTCATGATGGGAGTGGCCGAACATACTTGACGGCTgtcccacctccctccaccagccagcaCGATGCAACGAGAACCGCAAGCACCACCCGCCCTCTGTCGCCGGCATGGCGCAACACAGCcggccccctccaccaaccgcCTTGACCTGTCACAAATCCGGGACAAATACACAGGTCACGCCCTCCTACCGCGACGCTCCATCCACCAGCATGGTCCGGCATAGGCCCCGGGGTTTGGACGGAGGAGACAGGtcttggggatgggaaatgGGGTAAACATGGCTTTTGAGGGTAGAGGAAGGGTGGTTATGGGGAGGTCAGCTAACTGCTGACTTGTGTGGTGAGTGGACATAACCCAAGATGAGTCACCATACGGTGAGTTtgggtgggaagaggggcTATTCTTGGTCAAGGTGAAGTTGTGGGTAGGAAGTTAAGAGAAGTAAGGTACctagggggggaggttggagagacATGGATGCACGCTGATGGGAACTGATGGATGGAATGATGCTGATATTTTCGGGGGAACAAGAGGatttgttgtgttgttgtgcgGATGTTTGACAAAGGCCTGGTTGGTCGTGCATGATGAACAATGTCTGTGATGGGGACATGAAAATAGTCGAGAGACGATCCAAGATAATGGATAGGTCTGATGACCTTTTGAAAGGGCTTTAGAGATGGTCGAGGACGTGTCTGttatctttcaaggccttgatTCCACGTACAGTCTCTATTATTCTGTCTATGGCGTGGGCGGGCAGGGTGTAACTCCCTACTGCCTACTCTTGGTAGCCCAAAGGACAGGAGATAAGACAGTCGACATTGCAAACATAAAGATGTAATTTGCCTAAACACATAATTATATACAACTGCAGACAGCCAGCTACACgcaccatccaccatccaGACAACATCTATAAACGATACAGGGGGGGATCATGAACCGAAATTTCACAACTGAAAAAATGAGAAAGAGATAAAAAGGTATATGGTATGTAACATAAAgctagaaaaaaaaaaaagtaagACTTTGCAGCCCAACAATGATGCTGCCAAAGAATGAATGGTGTGATGTGTGCAAAAAGCCGCTGCTCGCCACacgctctcctccctctcttcttttcacCAGCCGCAAACCCAGAAGCGGACCCTTTTTCCATCCCATGTTCGATCGTCATCGTCTCAATCCTG is drawn from Podospora pseudocomata strain CBS 415.72m chromosome 1 map unlocalized CBS415.72m_1, whole genome shotgun sequence and contains these coding sequences:
- a CDS encoding uncharacterized protein (EggNog:ENOG503P667), which produces MSSNTFITSFFKPKVEDPSSPPQQPQIEKPSSPPPPPPPQSPSPPPPAPPSALRSPSSSPLPPSSTLRSFSSSLSPVRKPRDRNEVIKGSDDEEDDSDDSDADAFPDIFTSLPTSAPAPASTLLATPKAKRIAVGVCSSPLTINTKHRYDIKALLEHAEADRKLNESQQRLAAAMAQGSPTRKDRSSFSARPITGNRDAMEAILPDLDSSEDEAKRGRRLLAVKRTEALEVRPEWYFFEEETQVDDGTSITARANFPEARATGSWSFLAQEKGRREILEDGLPYYIQSKQGDLPDDIFLWVLDEVLHEKSRKLREEYLRLLGVCPAQAARVMDPDLIVQMFRDLGASKHALAPASQQDQGNWLRKKPYSGRDWTPLQTVLRILSKTAEGLSVPSLTQAMVILLRLGIDNIVRDDPGVAQDFQDCLPRIVQAVPREAWNNFCGDVTDSLYSHTHSPALRSLAISSLPFTHPRLNELRRRLALTFLFNEPQRARSRPEETFSIQSVLDLLEHSEHFIIDRHSKEFYNLRAMSEMVAVAVADGCPPQDGTNEAAHRQFNAEVDLLARHVRNMYSQIPDGSAAHSSKWEAKAQLKDFEAMLLRVIRTRAKPVGHIFRSEDEEDQDKKPVNQSSLTEWMLRRKNKAKTEPSTP
- the VMA4 gene encoding V-ATPase V1 sector subunit E (BUSCO:EOG09264OML; COG:C; EggNog:ENOG503NXSD), producing the protein MSSIHALSDDQVGQELRKMTAFIKQEAEEKAREIEIKANEEFSMEKGKLVLQETDAIDAAYAKKFKQATMSQQITRSKVANKTRLRVLGARQELLDDIFQAAEKRLSEGTEDKGRYEGILKDLILEGFYAMNEPELQIRARKADYELVKNAIEKAEGEHKEKTGREVKATIDEENEVAEGSAGGVIIVGGNGKIDIDNTLEARLDLLKESALPAMRKALFGENPNRKFFD
- a CDS encoding uncharacterized protein (EggNog:ENOG503NWA1; COG:U), whose translation is MGLIGGLSPGGSIALGIIVGLLSTSVQSLGLTLQRKSHILEDEKGPYDVRRPPYRRRRWQLGMGMFIISNVLGSSIQISMLPLPVLSTLQASGLVFNSICATLILGEPFTRWSLWGTLLVCSGAVLIAIFGAIPSPTHTLTELLDLLGRRPFVIWMSFQAVIVIAIAVATEFVSHFTTWMQDTRFRLARGFAYGCISGILSAHSLLVAKSAVELIIRTIVDGDNQFVHWQSWMLVLGLVTLALSQLYYLHRGLKLVSTSVLYPLIFCVYNIIAILDGLIYFRQTDLIGPLRACLIALGTAILLSGVLALSWRLSDEQHTPGVGQSSLAPGLGLVEDTDGEEEEEELLLHSALGDEEEARPLPPPHYSSYQTFKPARTSLETPTEQPPVSPLVMPKRQRPTARSMRTVSNRWTERAEIWDELEDRESPEPMPPALNRRRSTTLPARETIAARQAIRRGVTDFPILGDAPADTEPLLPSSASPRRDFRRRRKSTGFPGFTARRNSSRKTSGGGLQDAVGNLWKMRWWKGSGSRSASTTPILPTTEDSATWGGGAGESYRDTPVETYRDEESVSRDPRAGRSRSESGARRLVGDQDEPPPPPV